Proteins from a genomic interval of bacterium:
- a CDS encoding ABC transporter ATP-binding protein, whose protein sequence is MASAASALEFDQVSKVYDPGGGAPRAVLTGLSFRVARGASLAVVGRSGSGKSTLLNLAGGIDLPSEGRVLVAGEDLAALSDRRRSLLRRDRIGFVFQFYHLLPHLSVADNVALPAWIAGAGTATVRARIAELLARVGLADRAGDPVQKLSGGEMQRVAICRALLARPALLLADEPTGSLDEENGRLVMTLLLALAEEEGSTLIVATHSLELARLAGEVRRLHGGRLEGAES, encoded by the coding sequence ATGGCCAGCGCCGCAAGTGCTCTCGAATTCGATCAGGTCAGCAAGGTCTACGATCCCGGCGGGGGCGCCCCGCGCGCGGTGCTCACGGGGCTTAGCTTCCGCGTGGCGCGCGGCGCCTCGCTGGCCGTGGTGGGGCGCAGCGGCAGCGGCAAGTCGACCCTGCTCAATCTCGCCGGCGGCATCGACCTGCCCAGCGAGGGCCGCGTGCTCGTCGCCGGCGAGGACCTCGCCGCGCTCAGCGATCGTCGGCGCAGCCTGCTGCGCCGGGATCGCATCGGCTTCGTCTTCCAGTTCTACCACCTGCTGCCGCACCTGAGCGTGGCCGACAACGTGGCCCTGCCCGCCTGGATCGCCGGCGCGGGCACGGCCACGGTGCGCGCGCGCATCGCCGAGCTGCTCGCTCGCGTGGGCCTCGCCGATCGCGCGGGCGACCCCGTGCAGAAGCTCAGCGGCGGCGAGATGCAGCGCGTCGCCATCTGCCGCGCCCTCCTGGCCCGTCCCGCGCTGCTGCTCGCCGACGAACCCACGGGCAGCCTCGACGAGGAGAACGGCCGCCTCGTGATGACCCTGCTCCTCGCGCTCGCCGAGGAGGAGGGCAGCACCTTGATCGTCGCGACGCACAGCCTCGAGCTGGCGCGCCTGGCCGGCGAAGTGCGCCGCCTGCACGGCGGGCGGCTCGAAGGCGCCGAGTCGTGA
- a CDS encoding DUF1648 domain-containing protein: MAAPPPPRFGSLLAPAGMRFFPHGLLGLLWALAIGQHKRLPKTFPGHFDLHGRPLDWVPKTPALFTLPILATVCFIVIGVLEALALRHPVVDGYRLEGRAAEQVRRLMRRYVFFVRGALMAWMLHLEFRLTQIAYGHTNRLGADSYLVAGLLVLYTGVGAWLLLRMARRWLAWQRAEEAASLRLD; encoded by the coding sequence ATGGCCGCGCCGCCTCCGCCTCGCTTCGGCTCGCTACTCGCGCCCGCCGGGATGCGCTTCTTTCCCCATGGCCTGCTCGGGTTGCTCTGGGCCCTGGCCATCGGGCAGCACAAGCGCCTGCCGAAGACCTTCCCCGGGCACTTCGACCTTCACGGCCGGCCCCTGGACTGGGTGCCCAAGACACCGGCCCTCTTCACGCTGCCCATCCTGGCGACGGTCTGCTTCATCGTGATCGGCGTGCTCGAAGCGCTCGCGCTGCGGCACCCGGTGGTGGACGGCTATCGCCTCGAGGGCCGCGCCGCCGAGCAGGTGCGGCGCCTGATGCGGCGCTACGTCTTCTTCGTGCGTGGCGCGCTGATGGCCTGGATGCTCCACCTCGAGTTCCGCCTCACGCAGATCGCCTATGGCCACACCAACCGGCTCGGCGCGGACAGCTACCTCGTGGCCGGCCTGCTCGTCCTCTACACCGGCGTGGGCGCCTGGCTGCTGCTGCGCATGGCGCGGCGCTGGCTGGCCTGGCAGCGCGCGGAAGAGGCGGCGAGCCTGCGCCTGGACTGA
- the xseB gene encoding exodeoxyribonuclease VII small subunit, producing the protein MTAKKDTPVDKLGYEEAMADLEAILAELEAEATDLDRLAERIKRASELVKHCREKIHGAELAVEKVLKELPAAAGAQGESQSAPGSGENPPF; encoded by the coding sequence ATGACGGCCAAGAAGGACACGCCCGTCGACAAGCTCGGCTACGAGGAGGCGATGGCCGACCTCGAGGCCATCCTTGCCGAGCTGGAAGCCGAGGCGACGGACCTGGACCGCCTCGCCGAGCGCATCAAGCGGGCCAGCGAGCTGGTCAAGCACTGCCGCGAGAAGATCCACGGCGCCGAGCTGGCGGTGGAAAAGGTCCTGAAGGAGCTGCCCGCGGCGGCCGGAGCCCAGGGGGAGTCCCAGTCCGCGCCGGGCTCGGGGGAGAATCCGCCCTTCTGA
- the xseA gene encoding exodeoxyribonuclease VII large subunit, with the protein MPSPDDEKQRGLFDPPPPGAGAQPREQGAATPPPAAPPPAAPPAAPPAAPPAAPPALSVSAFNERVAAFLTGLFPGRFRIQGFVSGFDRQWARGGHVYFDLVEKDPADPSSVLSQVSLVIWRGTRGRLQGALAQLGGPEIQLDDQQLTFEVTLNYYTPRGRLSLIVEEVDLEASLGAQKLDRERLLRQLAAEGLLERNARVPLAAVPLRLALVTSVESAAYHDFIKELGLAGIGFRLTCLDARVQGSEQEASLLAAFAWLAHRAARFDAVVLIRGGGSRSDLAGFDGAPLARAIATCPLPVLTGIGHEIDRSVADEVAQRAFKTPTAVAQFLVQRAEDWLARLEERAEAVQRAGEKRLVAENRRLERRAHALGGLAQRLLAARRERLEGRAAALPLLLRQALRFARLRVARGEARLAPVARARLLVQGRELAHAETRLRLLDPRRVLERGFSLTRDATGRLLRSPAGLALGDRITTTLAAGSLESELRALEAGGDEGERP; encoded by the coding sequence ATGCCCAGCCCCGATGACGAGAAGCAGCGCGGCCTCTTCGACCCGCCGCCCCCGGGGGCGGGCGCGCAGCCGCGCGAACAGGGCGCGGCCACGCCGCCGCCGGCCGCGCCACCGCCGGCCGCGCCGCCAGCCGCGCCACCGGCCGCACCACCGGCCGCGCCACCGGCCCTCAGCGTCAGCGCCTTCAACGAGCGCGTCGCCGCCTTCCTGACCGGACTCTTTCCCGGCCGCTTCCGCATCCAGGGCTTCGTGAGCGGCTTCGACCGCCAGTGGGCGCGGGGCGGGCACGTCTATTTCGACCTCGTCGAGAAGGACCCGGCCGACCCGAGCAGCGTGCTCTCGCAGGTCTCGCTGGTGATCTGGCGCGGCACGCGCGGCCGGCTCCAGGGCGCGCTCGCGCAGCTCGGCGGCCCCGAGATCCAGCTCGATGACCAGCAGCTCACCTTCGAGGTGACCCTCAACTACTACACGCCGCGCGGCCGGCTCTCGCTGATCGTCGAGGAGGTCGACCTCGAGGCCAGCCTCGGCGCGCAGAAGCTGGACCGCGAGCGCCTGTTGCGCCAGCTCGCAGCCGAGGGCCTCCTCGAGCGCAACGCGCGGGTGCCGCTGGCGGCGGTGCCGCTGCGCCTCGCGCTCGTCACCAGCGTGGAGAGCGCGGCCTACCACGACTTCATCAAGGAGCTGGGGCTGGCGGGCATCGGCTTTCGGCTCACCTGTCTGGACGCTCGCGTGCAGGGCAGCGAGCAGGAGGCCTCGCTGCTGGCCGCTTTTGCCTGGCTCGCCCACCGCGCGGCGCGCTTCGACGCCGTGGTGCTGATCCGCGGCGGCGGCAGCCGCAGCGACCTGGCCGGCTTCGACGGCGCGCCGCTCGCGCGGGCCATCGCGACCTGTCCCTTGCCCGTGCTCACGGGCATCGGCCACGAGATCGATCGCTCGGTGGCCGACGAGGTCGCGCAGCGCGCCTTCAAGACGCCCACCGCCGTGGCGCAGTTCCTCGTTCAGCGGGCGGAGGACTGGCTCGCCCGGCTGGAGGAGCGCGCGGAGGCCGTGCAGCGTGCGGGCGAGAAGCGACTCGTCGCCGAGAACCGCCGCCTGGAACGGCGCGCGCACGCGCTCGGCGGCCTCGCGCAGCGCCTCCTCGCGGCACGGCGCGAGCGGCTGGAGGGTCGCGCCGCCGCGCTCCCACTGCTGCTGCGGCAGGCCCTGCGCTTCGCGCGGCTGCGTGTGGCTCGGGGCGAAGCGCGCCTCGCGCCCGTGGCGCGCGCGCGGCTGCTCGTGCAAGGCCGCGAACTGGCGCACGCCGAGACGCGCCTGCGCCTGCTCGATCCCCGCCGCGTGCTCGAGCGCGGCTTCAGCCTCACGCGCGACGCCACCGGCCGCCTCCTGCGCAGCCCGGCGGGCCTCGCGCTCGGCGACCGCATCACCACGACCCTGGCCGCCGGCAGCCTCGAGAGCGAGCTGCGCGCCCTCGAGGCCGGCGGCGACGAAGGAGAGCGCCCATGA